A genomic window from Companilactobacillus alimentarius DSM 20249 includes:
- a CDS encoding ABC-F family ATP-binding cassette domain-containing protein, giving the protein MSVLEVHGLTQQFLDKRLYDDANLQVNKEDHLGIIGQNGVGKSTFIKILTGQIEPDEGKISWKKHLTIGYLDQQAKLSAGMTIFEYLQTAFAKLYETSDELNAIYMNNPDDEDLEKAGKLQEILDANDFYELDTRIEQVATGLGLDAIGYDHDVSKLSGGQRSKIILAKILLEQPDMILLDEPTNYLDTNHIDWLADYLNNFEGAFIVISHDYNFLDRIINCVADFEFGKITKYTGTLKQALKQKAANKETYMKAYVKQQEKISKTKAYIRKFKAGSRSKSAKSREKQLSHMDVLTPPGNKTASSFGFPYIEVPSSRMLLEVNNLKVGYDGKALFDKALNFSIVSGEKMVIKGFNGIGKSTLIKTLLGILKPIEGNYDFSEVAKIGYFKQDLVWKNNLESPFKYVSDEHPDQGGKDVRRVLARTGLTNQQIMSPLRSLSGGEQTKVKIGDLMFNQSNFLFMDEPTNHLDDESKAALRKGLKNYDGSLILVTHEEDFYSSDWIDKVLDIEKIKEN; this is encoded by the coding sequence ATGAGCGTTTTAGAAGTACACGGATTAACACAGCAATTCTTAGATAAGAGATTGTATGATGATGCTAATTTACAAGTTAATAAGGAGGACCATTTAGGTATCATTGGTCAAAACGGTGTTGGTAAGAGTACCTTCATCAAGATTTTAACAGGACAGATTGAACCTGATGAAGGCAAGATTTCCTGGAAAAAGCATTTAACAATTGGTTATTTGGATCAACAAGCCAAGCTTTCAGCGGGGATGACTATTTTTGAATATCTTCAAACTGCTTTTGCAAAATTGTATGAAACAAGCGATGAACTGAATGCAATTTACATGAATAATCCAGATGATGAAGATTTGGAAAAGGCTGGAAAACTTCAAGAAATCTTGGATGCCAACGATTTTTACGAATTGGATACTAGAATTGAACAAGTTGCTACAGGATTAGGATTAGATGCAATTGGCTATGATCACGATGTTTCTAAACTCAGTGGTGGTCAACGTTCCAAGATTATTTTGGCTAAAATCCTTTTGGAACAGCCTGATATGATCTTATTGGATGAGCCAACTAACTACTTAGATACTAATCATATTGACTGGTTAGCAGATTATTTGAATAATTTTGAGGGTGCTTTCATCGTTATTTCCCATGATTATAATTTCTTGGATCGAATCATTAACTGTGTGGCTGATTTTGAATTTGGTAAGATCACTAAGTATACAGGTACTTTGAAGCAAGCATTGAAACAAAAGGCTGCTAACAAAGAGACCTATATGAAAGCATACGTTAAGCAACAGGAGAAAATCTCGAAGACTAAGGCTTATATCAGAAAGTTTAAGGCTGGTTCTAGATCAAAGAGTGCTAAGAGTAGGGAGAAGCAACTATCTCATATGGACGTTTTGACACCTCCTGGGAATAAGACTGCTTCAAGTTTTGGTTTTCCTTATATAGAAGTTCCTAGTTCTCGAATGCTTTTGGAGGTAAACAATCTTAAAGTTGGCTATGACGGGAAGGCTTTGTTTGATAAAGCTCTTAATTTCTCTATTGTTAGTGGCGAAAAGATGGTCATTAAAGGATTTAATGGAATTGGTAAGTCTACATTGATTAAGACTCTATTAGGCATACTGAAACCTATAGAGGGTAACTATGACTTTTCAGAAGTGGCTAAGATAGGTTACTTTAAGCAGGATTTAGTTTGGAAGAATAACCTAGAGAGTCCTTTCAAGTATGTAAGTGATGAACACCCAGACCAAGGTGGTAAAGATGTTAGACGAGTTTTAGCTAGAACTGGATTAACTAATCAACAAATCATGTCACCTTTACGCTCACTTTCTGGTGGAGAACAGACAAAGGTCAAGATCGGTGACTTAATGTTCAATCAATCAAACTTCCTTTTCATGGATGAGCCAACTAATCATTTGGACGATGAAAGTAAGGCAGCCTTACGTAAGGGTCTTAAGAACTATGATGGATCACTGATTTTAGTAACTCATGAGGAAGATTTCTATAGTAGTGATTGGATAGATAAAGTCCTCGACATTGAAAAAATCAAAGAAAACTAA
- a CDS encoding LCP family protein has protein sequence MDNNNNRFRGRRQKTRNSALASNNNGKIKRPFLKILGLIVLVTVFVIGGYGFRLYAQAQNSLDKTYKALDGKNASAKISSKKPVSILLLGVDTTDNGVRDTEKDYRGNSDTMIVVTVNPKTNKTTMTSVPRDTMAQIWKTSSSNTNKIQKINSAYNIGNEGSAVVTTEKLLNIPIDYYIKVDFNSLKQIVNAVGGVDVDVPFSFSYGDTGEKESHFKKGKMHLNGKQALDYSRMRYEDPKGDYGRQMRQRQVITAIIKSAASANTFTHYQKVLDSISSSMTTNLSFSDMQSMFFNYRGAAKNINSDHLQGYSSTINGSSYEIASTKELRRVSNKLRKQLGLSEEELNNKETKLNAYNKKLGFSFNYTGDQQQNYTTSISKTTTSGYGESSHSTSSYGSESDGSNNSGYPGGFGGY, from the coding sequence ATGGATAACAACAACAATAGATTCAGAGGTCGTCGCCAAAAGACGCGTAACAGTGCTTTAGCTTCGAACAATAATGGGAAAATTAAACGTCCATTTTTAAAAATATTAGGTTTAATAGTATTAGTTACTGTCTTTGTAATAGGAGGATATGGTTTCAGGCTTTACGCCCAAGCTCAAAACTCTTTAGACAAGACGTATAAAGCTTTAGATGGTAAGAATGCTTCAGCTAAGATCAGTAGTAAAAAGCCTGTTTCAATTTTGTTATTAGGTGTTGATACTACTGATAACGGAGTTAGAGATACAGAAAAGGATTATCGAGGTAATTCAGATACAATGATCGTCGTTACGGTTAATCCGAAGACGAATAAGACTACAATGACTTCAGTTCCACGTGATACAATGGCTCAAATCTGGAAAACTTCCAGTTCGAACACCAATAAGATTCAAAAAATAAATTCAGCTTATAACATCGGCAATGAAGGAAGTGCCGTTGTAACGACAGAGAAATTATTAAACATACCAATTGATTACTATATCAAGGTTGACTTTAATTCCTTGAAGCAAATTGTCAATGCTGTCGGAGGCGTTGATGTTGACGTACCGTTTAGTTTCTCGTATGGTGATACAGGTGAAAAGGAATCTCACTTTAAAAAAGGTAAGATGCATTTGAATGGAAAACAAGCCTTGGATTATTCCAGAATGCGTTATGAAGATCCTAAGGGGGATTATGGACGTCAAATGAGACAGCGTCAGGTTATAACAGCAATTATTAAGAGTGCTGCTAGTGCCAATACCTTTACCCATTATCAAAAAGTTCTAGATAGCATTTCCAGCTCAATGACAACTAACTTGAGCTTTAGTGATATGCAATCGATGTTCTTTAATTATCGCGGTGCTGCCAAGAATATTAATTCGGATCATTTACAGGGTTATAGTTCAACGATAAATGGGTCATCTTATGAGATTGCTTCAACAAAAGAATTAAGAAGAGTTTCAAATAAGTTGCGTAAGCAATTAGGATTGTCAGAAGAGGAATTGAATAATAAGGAAACTAAGTTGAATGCATATAATAAGAAACTTGGTTTTTCATTCAATTACACCGGCGATCAACAACAGAATTACACTACATCTATTTCAAAAACTACTACTTCGGGTTATGGCGAATCCAGTCACTCGACAAGTTCATATGGAAGCGAATCAGATGGGTCCAATAACTCTGGTTATCCTGGAGGATTTGGTGGCTATTAA